A window of the Arenibacter algicola genome harbors these coding sequences:
- a CDS encoding HupE/UreJ family protein encodes MGNFWFYIQMGLEHVLDLDAYDHILFLAALAVPFTFANWKKILVLATIFTIAHCASLALSVYGVLTVDVGLIEFLIPITIFFTVIHNLFHANKVAEHRDMVLYSVATGFFGLVHGFGFSNYFKMLMAGEEEKISPLLGFAVGIEFSQILILLAVLCMNYIVRSLFTVKQPLFTQVTSIIILLITIPMLFATFPW; translated from the coding sequence ATGGGAAATTTTTGGTTTTATATTCAGATGGGATTGGAGCATGTTTTGGATTTGGATGCCTATGACCATATTTTGTTCTTGGCAGCCCTGGCGGTTCCGTTTACCTTTGCAAACTGGAAAAAAATATTGGTGCTCGCCACTATTTTTACAATTGCACATTGCGCCTCCCTTGCCCTTTCGGTGTATGGGGTATTGACAGTTGATGTTGGGTTGATAGAGTTTCTAATTCCTATTACTATTTTTTTTACTGTTATTCACAATCTATTCCATGCCAATAAAGTCGCAGAGCATAGGGATATGGTACTTTATAGTGTAGCAACCGGATTCTTTGGCCTCGTTCATGGTTTTGGGTTCTCCAATTACTTTAAGATGCTGATGGCCGGGGAAGAGGAAAAAATCTCTCCCTTACTGGGTTTTGCGGTGGGTATAGAATTTTCCCAAATATTAATTCTACTGGCGGTACTCTGCATGAATTATATTGTAAGATCTTTATTTACGGTTAAACAACCTCTTTTTACCCAAGTTACATCGATTATTATCCTATTGATTACAATACCTATGTTGTTTGCTACGTTTCCTTGGTAG
- a CDS encoding MarC family protein — protein MEFNFNFREIVTASMVLFAVIDIIGSVPIIISLRNKVGHIQSGKASVVSACIMVAFLFVGEEILNLIGIDVNSFAVAGSFVIFFLAIEMILGITLYRDDQPESASIVPIAFPLIAGAGTVTTLLSLRAEYYVENIIVAIVINVIFVYFVLKSSRRIEHILGKNGLNVIRKIFGVILLAIAVKLFTSNINQLF, from the coding sequence ATGGAATTCAATTTTAATTTTCGGGAAATAGTTACTGCCAGTATGGTACTTTTTGCGGTTATAGATATAATAGGGAGCGTCCCTATCATAATTTCCCTAAGGAACAAAGTGGGACATATCCAATCGGGTAAAGCCTCTGTTGTTTCGGCCTGTATTATGGTGGCCTTTTTATTTGTAGGGGAAGAAATTTTAAATCTAATAGGGATCGATGTCAACTCTTTTGCCGTTGCCGGGTCTTTTGTGATCTTCTTTTTGGCCATAGAGATGATTTTGGGAATCACCCTATACAGGGACGATCAACCCGAAAGCGCCTCTATAGTACCAATTGCCTTTCCCTTGATTGCCGGTGCCGGTACAGTAACCACTTTACTTTCATTAAGGGCAGAATACTACGTAGAGAATATCATTGTTGCCATAGTTATAAATGTTATTTTTGTTTACTTTGTCCTGAAGTCCTCTAGAAGAATAGAGCATATTTTGGGTAAAAACGGACTTAATGTAATCCGAAAAATATTTGGTGTTATACTTTTGGCCATCGCTGTGAAGCTATTTACCTCGAATATCAACCAGTTATTTTAA
- a CDS encoding LytR/AlgR family response regulator transcription factor, whose protein sequence is MLEAVLVDDEIKALQSLSWELTNFSDEIKVVASFTDPFEALKYLEQNPPDCLFLDIEMPTMDGFQFIQKLHNKEFPVVITTAYNQYAIKALKNEAIDYLLKPIDTDDLNATIAKIKKFNSKNYTAEKLEKILLKFNSDSLQKKITINTDGKLLFLQSDEILFAESDGNYSTLFLSDGQKILLTKKLKEVNQILPKDTFFRIHNSFIINLNKIKEFLKTDGYVILQSNHKIPVSRQKKSDFLDLI, encoded by the coding sequence ATGTTAGAAGCAGTTTTAGTAGACGACGAAATTAAAGCCCTACAGAGTCTTTCTTGGGAGCTGACCAACTTTAGTGATGAAATTAAAGTGGTAGCTTCCTTTACGGATCCTTTTGAGGCGTTAAAATATTTGGAGCAAAACCCTCCAGACTGTTTATTCCTGGATATAGAAATGCCCACAATGGACGGATTTCAATTTATTCAGAAATTACATAACAAGGAATTTCCTGTGGTCATCACCACTGCCTATAACCAATATGCGATAAAAGCCCTTAAGAACGAAGCAATAGATTATCTTCTAAAACCAATAGACACAGATGATTTAAATGCTACCATCGCTAAAATAAAAAAGTTCAACAGCAAAAATTATACTGCAGAAAAGCTGGAGAAAATATTGTTGAAATTCAATTCCGATTCGCTTCAAAAAAAGATTACTATAAATACAGACGGGAAATTATTATTTTTACAAAGTGATGAAATTCTATTTGCTGAATCCGATGGGAATTACAGTACCTTATTTTTAAGCGATGGACAAAAAATTTTGCTTACCAAAAAATTAAAGGAGGTAAATCAGATACTACCTAAGGATACTTTTTTTAGAATTCACAATTCCTTTATTATCAACCTTAATAAAATAAAGGAGTTTCTTAAAACAGATGGTTACGTAATATTACAGTCCAACCATAAAATACCTGTTTCAAGACAGAAAAAGTCCGACTTTCTAGATTTAATATAA
- a CDS encoding lysophospholipid acyltransferase family protein produces the protein MQKVLAFPLSALYLILFGLTLLLFHPVQWVCFNWFGYNAHRKSVALLNLCLLRCTHVLGTRYTFNNPQDIPTDRPAIIVLNHQSMHDIPPIIWHMRKHHPKFVSKMELGKGIPSVSYNLRHGGSVLINRKDNRQSLTEIAKLGAYIQKYNRSAVIFPEGTRSKTGQPKKFHTTGLKILLKKAPSALIIPISINNSWKMLKYGKFPYGIGNHISFEVHRPLENAGDVEELIENIERTITQAIITSA, from the coding sequence ATGCAAAAAGTATTGGCATTTCCTTTGTCTGCCCTTTACCTCATATTATTTGGGTTAACATTGCTTCTGTTCCATCCCGTTCAATGGGTCTGTTTTAATTGGTTCGGCTATAATGCCCACCGAAAAAGTGTGGCTCTATTGAACCTCTGCCTGCTTCGCTGTACCCATGTACTTGGAACCCGTTATACCTTTAACAATCCACAAGATATACCAACCGATAGACCGGCCATTATTGTGCTCAACCATCAAAGTATGCACGATATACCCCCTATTATTTGGCACATGCGAAAACATCACCCCAAATTTGTGAGTAAGATGGAATTGGGCAAAGGAATACCCAGCGTGTCCTATAACCTAAGGCATGGCGGTTCGGTACTCATAAATAGAAAGGATAATAGGCAGTCCCTAACAGAAATTGCAAAACTGGGCGCTTATATCCAAAAATACAATCGTTCCGCCGTTATATTCCCGGAGGGTACCAGAAGTAAGACGGGACAACCAAAAAAATTCCATACCACTGGATTAAAGATCCTTTTAAAAAAGGCCCCTTCCGCCCTGATTATCCCCATTAGCATCAACAATTCCTGGAAAATGTTGAAATACGGCAAATTTCCTTATGGAATTGGTAATCACATAAGCTTTGAAGTACATAGGCCATTGGAAAACGCCGGGGATGTGGAAGAACTCATAGAAAACATTGAAAGAACTATAACCCAGGCCATAATTACATCTGCATGA
- a CDS encoding tellurite resistance TerB family protein — MIKWFAAILGYYVFRFPGAILGFIIGSFFDNLKSSGSGGGRSVFRDITQQHVSPADFEINLLSLCSIVIKADGSVSQTEMDYVRRYFVSTYGKDKANAIFRTFNEVVKKREVSAERICNYLNQRTRYEVRLQLLHFLFGIAQADGTLRPAEIGKISEIAGYFRVSNIDFESIKAMFIKSADNAYKILEIEKTVTDDEVKKAYRTMAKKYHPDRVNTENEAIKKGAEEKFKEVQKAYEIIQQERGL; from the coding sequence ATGATTAAATGGTTTGCCGCAATATTGGGGTATTATGTCTTTAGGTTTCCTGGGGCTATACTGGGATTTATTATAGGTAGCTTTTTCGATAATTTGAAAAGCTCTGGCAGTGGGGGAGGGCGTTCTGTTTTTAGGGATATTACCCAACAGCATGTATCTCCGGCCGATTTTGAGATCAATTTGCTTTCCCTTTGTTCCATTGTCATAAAGGCGGACGGTTCCGTTAGTCAGACAGAGATGGATTATGTAAGACGATATTTTGTAAGCACCTATGGGAAGGATAAGGCCAATGCCATTTTTAGGACCTTTAATGAGGTGGTTAAAAAAAGGGAAGTCTCGGCCGAACGTATATGCAACTATCTAAATCAGCGTACCAGATATGAAGTTAGGCTTCAATTATTGCATTTTTTGTTTGGTATAGCCCAAGCGGATGGTACCCTGCGCCCTGCGGAAATCGGTAAGATTTCGGAAATAGCAGGTTATTTTAGGGTAAGCAATATAGATTTTGAAAGTATTAAGGCCATGTTTATCAAATCGGCCGATAATGCCTACAAAATATTGGAAATTGAAAAAACGGTGACGGACGATGAAGTTAAAAAGGCTTATAGGACCATGGCCAAAAAATATCATCCTGACAGGGTAAATACTGAAAACGAAGCTATTAAGAAAGGGGCCGAGGAAAAGTTTAAGGAAGTTCAGAAAGCCTATGAGATTATTCAACAAGAAAGAGGTCTTTAG
- a CDS encoding tetratricopeptide repeat-containing sensor histidine kinase: MRYFNSEALIKKYPIGQSYALNQLGRKYRDISNYPKAVALHEKALEAALQDNNLEFRVYSLNMLGVVYRRSDAIKIALDYHQEALELAESVNNPSNDLKKSINVSLNSIGNLYLILKQYDIAIAQFKRAMASAKELGNKLGLAINYQNIGECLEYKGELEEALHYYRTSLDYNNEIDSDKGRVICKNSIAQIYIKQNKLTQALEILEPNLLAAESLGDMSIVAVININMGWALMELKQYAESEKYLVTGLEMSKKHHLPSYIAHAYNYLSKLYTYKGDYKNALEYYQMAEKFNEEINSEVNRRYINDLIIKYETEKKTNQIEALARENEFMNLRLRKKTNTLIIGALGMALLTFILYILYRQKELKNEKQILTLEQSMLRSQMNPHFLFNSLNSIKLYIINNEKKNAVHYLNKFSKLVRKILEASSLKEISLADELETIDLYMNIENIRFSHEINFTVRVDEPIDEHTVKIPSLILQPFLENALWHGLSSKEGEKKIHLHVSRENEKFIQISITDNGVGREASERIKESKILKRKSIGIDITKERLANFSKDFENSFQVEIIDLYDSNKVALGTKVVLHIPTH, translated from the coding sequence ATGCGTTATTTCAATAGTGAAGCGCTAATAAAGAAATATCCTATAGGGCAGTCCTACGCCTTAAACCAACTTGGAAGAAAATATAGGGACATTTCCAATTACCCAAAGGCGGTTGCCCTCCATGAAAAGGCCTTAGAAGCCGCCCTACAAGATAACAACTTAGAGTTCCGGGTCTATAGTTTAAATATGTTGGGCGTAGTCTATAGAAGAAGTGACGCCATTAAAATTGCACTGGATTACCATCAGGAAGCTTTGGAATTGGCCGAAAGCGTGAACAATCCTTCCAATGATCTTAAAAAAAGTATTAATGTATCCCTTAACAGCATAGGTAACCTTTATTTAATCCTGAAACAATACGATATAGCCATTGCTCAATTTAAAAGGGCAATGGCTTCTGCCAAGGAGCTTGGCAATAAGTTAGGCCTCGCCATTAACTATCAAAATATTGGGGAATGCTTGGAGTACAAGGGTGAATTGGAAGAGGCCCTACACTACTACAGGACCTCTTTGGATTACAATAACGAAATTGATAGCGATAAGGGAAGGGTTATATGCAAAAATAGTATTGCCCAGATCTATATAAAGCAAAACAAATTAACACAGGCATTGGAAATTCTTGAACCCAACCTGTTGGCTGCAGAATCTTTGGGGGACATGTCTATCGTAGCTGTCATAAACATCAATATGGGCTGGGCCCTGATGGAGTTAAAACAATATGCAGAATCGGAAAAATACCTTGTGACCGGGTTGGAAATGTCCAAAAAACATCATTTACCGAGTTATATAGCCCATGCTTATAATTACTTATCCAAATTATACACTTACAAGGGCGATTACAAGAATGCCTTGGAGTACTACCAAATGGCCGAAAAATTCAACGAAGAAATCAATAGTGAGGTCAATCGCCGTTATATCAACGATTTGATCATAAAATATGAAACCGAGAAAAAAACCAACCAAATTGAAGCCTTGGCCAGGGAAAACGAATTCATGAACCTACGGCTTCGCAAGAAAACAAACACTCTGATCATTGGGGCCCTGGGGATGGCCCTTCTAACTTTTATTCTTTATATACTATACCGACAGAAAGAGCTAAAAAATGAAAAACAGATCCTTACACTGGAGCAAAGCATGTTGCGCAGCCAAATGAACCCCCATTTTTTGTTCAATTCCCTAAATTCAATTAAACTATATATCATTAACAATGAAAAGAAGAATGCGGTGCACTACCTTAATAAATTCTCCAAGTTGGTCCGCAAAATTCTTGAAGCTTCCTCATTAAAAGAAATATCCCTGGCCGATGAACTGGAGACTATAGACCTCTATATGAACATTGAAAATATTAGATTTTCGCACGAGATAAATTTCACTGTGCGGGTAGACGAACCTATTGATGAGCACACCGTTAAGATACCTTCGTTAATTCTCCAACCTTTCCTGGAAAATGCCCTCTGGCACGGACTCTCCTCAAAAGAAGGTGAGAAAAAGATCCATCTACACGTAAGCAGGGAAAATGAGAAATTTATTCAAATAAGCATCACCGATAACGGTGTTGGCCGGGAGGCCTCCGAAAGAATAAAGGAAAGTAAGATTTTGAAGCGAAAGTCCATTGGCATCGATATTACCAAGGAAAGGTTGGCCAATTTTTCCAAAGACTTTGAGAACTCCTTTCAGGTAGAAATAATTGACCTGTATGATTCCAATAAAGTGGCCCTGGGTACCAAAGTGGTCCTACACATCCCTACCCATTAG
- a CDS encoding BrxA/BrxB family bacilliredoxin produces the protein MYPAELVKPMRQDLAIAGFEELYTADAVKSALGKEGTTLVVVNSVCGCAAANARPAAKMSLQNPKKPNHLVTVFAGVDTEAVNAARNAMIPFPPSSPSMALFKDGELVHMIERHHIEGRPAEVIAENLMEAYNEFC, from the coding sequence ATGTATCCTGCAGAATTAGTAAAACCTATGAGACAAGACTTGGCAATAGCCGGTTTTGAAGAACTATATACAGCCGATGCGGTTAAAAGTGCCCTTGGGAAGGAAGGAACTACCTTGGTAGTGGTCAATTCGGTTTGTGGCTGTGCAGCCGCCAATGCAAGACCTGCTGCCAAAATGAGCCTTCAGAATCCAAAAAAACCAAACCATTTGGTAACCGTTTTTGCCGGTGTAGACACTGAAGCTGTGAATGCCGCCAGGAATGCCATGATCCCTTTTCCACCATCTTCGCCAAGTATGGCATTGTTCAAAGACGGAGAATTGGTACACATGATAGAACGTCATCATATTGAAGGTAGGCCTGCAGAAGTGATTGCAGAGAATTTAATGGAAGCTTACAACGAATTTTGTTAA
- a CDS encoding DUF3109 family protein: MFQLGKTIVSEEIIENDFVCNLSACKGACCVDGEAGAPLEDKETEILVDIYSKVKPFLRPEGIAEIEKQGAFIRGEDGEWETPLVNGSECAYVIFDDKGITKCGLEEAYNQGATKWKKPVSCHLYPIRVREYSELTAVNYHKWEICDPACSLGKELKVPIYKFVKEALIRKFGKKWYAELEQIALEHTNG, encoded by the coding sequence ATGTTCCAACTGGGAAAAACAATAGTATCGGAGGAAATTATTGAGAACGATTTCGTCTGTAATTTAAGTGCCTGTAAGGGGGCCTGTTGCGTTGATGGCGAAGCCGGAGCACCCCTTGAAGATAAGGAAACAGAGATTTTGGTAGATATCTATAGCAAGGTAAAACCCTTTTTACGTCCCGAAGGTATTGCTGAAATAGAAAAGCAGGGGGCCTTTATTCGTGGGGAGGATGGTGAATGGGAAACGCCTTTGGTGAATGGCAGTGAATGTGCTTATGTAATCTTTGATGACAAGGGTATCACCAAATGCGGCCTCGAAGAGGCATATAATCAAGGAGCTACCAAATGGAAAAAGCCTGTATCCTGTCATTTGTACCCCATACGTGTACGCGAGTATTCGGAACTTACGGCAGTGAACTATCATAAATGGGAAATCTGTGATCCTGCATGTTCCTTGGGCAAGGAGCTTAAGGTTCCAATTTACAAATTTGTAAAGGAGGCCTTGATTCGCAAGTTTGGAAAAAAATGGTATGCCGAATTGGAGCAAATTGCCCTAGAGCATACTAATGGGTAG
- a CDS encoding deoxycytidylate deaminase, with protein sequence MKERKQEKYDKAYLRMASEWGKLSFCKRKQVGAIIVKDRMIISDGYNGTPTGFENICEDEEGYTKWYVLHAEANAISKVASSTQSCEGATLYITLSPCKECSKLIHQSGIKRVVYQTAYKDNSGLQFLEKAGVQLVHLPIIVNV encoded by the coding sequence ATGAAGGAACGTAAACAGGAAAAGTACGACAAGGCTTACTTACGTATGGCCAGTGAATGGGGCAAACTCTCCTTTTGCAAACGCAAGCAGGTAGGGGCAATAATAGTGAAGGATAGGATGATAATTTCAGATGGTTACAATGGGACTCCGACCGGATTTGAAAATATTTGCGAGGACGAAGAAGGATATACCAAATGGTATGTTCTACATGCCGAGGCTAATGCCATATCCAAAGTAGCCTCTTCCACCCAGTCCTGTGAAGGTGCCACATTGTACATAACATTGTCACCTTGTAAGGAATGCAGTAAGTTAATACATCAGTCTGGCATAAAACGTGTAGTATATCAGACAGCTTATAAAGATAACTCTGGATTGCAATTTCTTGAAAAAGCCGGAGTGCAGCTCGTTCACCTGCCCATTATTGTGAACGTGTAA
- a CDS encoding HD domain-containing protein gives MTNTQIIEETIAFVKETLKGAEGGHDWFHIQRVFKNTLLIAKDEKVDVLVVSLGALLHDIADAKFNGGDETVGPKMASVFLQSLEVDKKIVDHVVKIIENISYKSSLDSKKLFTSKELQVVQDADRLDAIGAIGIARAFNYGGFKNRELYNPEIAPNLQMTKEEYKKSKAPTINHFYEKLLLLKDKMNTESGKKLAEKRHEFMLDYLEQFYKEWNGNA, from the coding sequence ATGACCAACACCCAAATCATAGAGGAAACAATTGCCTTTGTTAAAGAAACATTGAAAGGCGCAGAAGGGGGACACGATTGGTTCCATATCCAGCGGGTCTTTAAGAACACCCTTCTTATAGCAAAAGATGAAAAGGTAGATGTACTTGTGGTTAGCCTCGGGGCATTGCTACACGATATTGCAGATGCTAAATTTAATGGTGGGGATGAAACCGTTGGGCCAAAAATGGCATCTGTGTTTTTACAATCTTTGGAGGTAGATAAAAAGATAGTGGACCACGTGGTAAAGATTATTGAAAATATATCCTATAAATCCAGTTTGGATTCCAAAAAGCTATTTACGTCCAAGGAATTGCAGGTGGTACAGGATGCCGATCGTTTGGATGCCATTGGCGCTATTGGAATTGCACGTGCCTTCAACTACGGTGGTTTTAAGAATAGGGAGCTTTATAATCCGGAAATTGCTCCCAACCTACAAATGACCAAGGAGGAGTACAAAAAATCCAAGGCGCCTACCATAAATCATTTTTATGAAAAATTACTGCTCCTAAAAGACAAGATGAATACTGAATCTGGCAAGAAACTGGCTGAAAAAAGACACGAATTCATGTTGGACTATCTAGAGCAATTCTATAAGGAATGGAACGGTAATGCCTAA
- a CDS encoding S41 family peptidase, whose product MKRKNSYIWPTIIALALAAGIFVGGKLNFNDSPEKLFTTNSKKDKLNRLIDYIDYEYVDEINTDSIVDVTVNNILEKLDPHSVYIPKQEMDKVSENMKGDFVGIGVNFYMYKDTISVIRTIEDGPSFLKGLQAGDRILMADNDTLFGENIPNNLVVEKLKGKKGSPVRLQVYRKDDNRTFSVNIKRDVVPIKSVEAYFMLTNDMGYIKVNRFAESTYKEFKKALRKLEAQGAKKLTLDLRDNPGGYLGIAEQMADEFLADGKLILFTKNKKGKIDKVFATKKGDFEDKPVYVLINERSASASEIIAGSLQDNDIGTIVGRRSFGKGLVQREMDLGDGSAVRLTVSRYYTPTGRSIQKSYEKGNKDYYQKFTDRYHSGELISVDSIKVADSLKFKTPKGKVVYGGGGIIPDVFVPIGSNESEYFESMESLGFLSYFVFEHLDGNRAQYKGYSKEEFINNFRVDDILFEVFIDYCLERNIKLDFYAFEERIKLYIKATLAEQLFDPNVYAKIKSGGDDMLMKVLELDKPTIRQKEADRIEATN is encoded by the coding sequence ATGAAGAGAAAAAATTCCTACATATGGCCCACAATAATTGCCCTGGCTCTGGCCGCGGGTATATTCGTGGGTGGAAAATTGAATTTTAATGATTCTCCCGAGAAGCTTTTCACCACCAATTCAAAAAAGGATAAACTCAACAGATTAATAGATTATATAGATTACGAGTATGTAGACGAAATTAATACGGACAGTATTGTAGATGTCACCGTAAACAATATTCTGGAGAAATTGGATCCACATTCGGTTTACATCCCCAAACAGGAGATGGATAAGGTCTCCGAGAATATGAAAGGCGATTTTGTAGGGATAGGCGTTAATTTCTATATGTACAAGGATACTATTTCCGTGATTAGGACTATTGAGGACGGACCAAGCTTTCTCAAAGGTCTTCAAGCGGGAGACAGGATATTAATGGCAGATAATGATACTCTGTTCGGGGAAAACATCCCCAATAACCTGGTTGTTGAAAAATTAAAGGGCAAAAAGGGATCTCCGGTAAGATTGCAGGTTTATAGGAAGGACGATAATAGGACCTTTAGTGTAAATATAAAACGGGATGTGGTTCCCATAAAAAGTGTGGAGGCCTACTTTATGCTGACCAACGATATGGGCTATATCAAGGTCAATCGTTTTGCCGAATCAACCTATAAGGAGTTTAAGAAGGCCTTGAGAAAATTAGAGGCCCAAGGAGCAAAGAAATTAACCTTGGATCTAAGGGATAACCCCGGGGGATATTTGGGGATTGCAGAACAAATGGCGGATGAATTTCTGGCCGATGGGAAATTGATTTTGTTCACCAAAAACAAAAAGGGCAAGATAGATAAAGTGTTTGCTACTAAAAAAGGGGATTTTGAGGATAAACCCGTGTACGTGTTAATTAATGAGCGTTCCGCTTCTGCCAGCGAAATCATAGCCGGATCCTTACAGGATAATGATATAGGCACTATTGTTGGGCGCAGGTCTTTTGGCAAGGGTCTGGTGCAGCGCGAAATGGATTTGGGGGACGGCTCTGCCGTTCGCTTAACCGTATCCCGATATTATACCCCTACCGGGCGTTCCATTCAGAAATCCTACGAAAAGGGAAACAAGGATTATTATCAGAAATTTACAGATCGCTACCATAGCGGGGAACTAATTTCGGTAGACAGTATTAAAGTAGCCGATTCACTAAAGTTTAAAACTCCAAAAGGCAAGGTGGTCTATGGCGGAGGAGGTATTATCCCGGATGTTTTTGTGCCCATTGGGTCCAACGAATCGGAATATTTTGAAAGCATGGAAAGTTTGGGCTTTTTGTCCTATTTTGTGTTTGAGCATTTGGATGGGAACAGGGCACAGTATAAAGGGTATTCCAAAGAAGAATTTATAAATAACTTTAGAGTGGATGATATCCTTTTTGAGGTATTTATAGATTATTGTCTGGAAAGAAATATCAAGTTGGACTTTTATGCTTTTGAAGAAAGGATAAAGCTATATATTAAGGCAACCCTGGCAGAACAGTTGTTCGACCCCAATGTCTATGCCAAAATAAAAAGTGGCGGGGATGATATGTTAATGAAGGTGCTGGAATTGGATAAACCAACTATAAGGCAAAAAGAAGCTGATAGGATCGAAGCTACCAACTAA